The following are from one region of the Plodia interpunctella isolate USDA-ARS_2022_Savannah chromosome 23, ilPloInte3.2, whole genome shotgun sequence genome:
- the LOC128680226 gene encoding fez family zinc finger protein erm-like, with protein MQPFQTSGRSDGPRESSPDRAKSPDTPAPPVLNFSIARLMEPDRKKSTSPEAPPPFLSYGAQLLDSAFKQYIPAARRQLSHYPLLYYGPDLISLTYAHQLHLPRPPAPTSPVRPQSPRAPAADHAVSSTTGPTPSPAKNKSFACGDCGKVFNAHYNLTRHMPVHTGARPFVCKICGKGFRQASTLCRHKIIHTSEKPHKCLTCGKAFNRSSTLNTHARIHAGYKPFVCEFCGKGFHQKGNYKNHRLTHSGEKAYKCNICNKAFHQVYNLTFHMHTHNERKPFTCSICAKGFCRNFDLKKHTRKLHLGAGGSNNGDSSLDTQDESTQEAAPSPAEEVSRAAFRPFLGSTYPRLLDASRMTAPNTFFSKLL; from the coding sequence ATGCAGCCGTTCCAGACGAGCGGCCGCTCGGACGGTCCGCGCGAGTCCTCGCCGGACCGCGCCAAGTCCCCCGACACCCCCGCACCCCCCGTCCTCAACTTCTCCATCGCCCGGCTCATGGAGCCCGACAGAAAGAAGTCCACATCACCTGAAGCACCGCCGCCATTTTTGTCTTACGGAGCGCAACTCCTCGACTCGGCGTTTAAGCAATACATTCCCGCAGCAAGGAGACAGCTGTCTCATTACCCGCTTCTCTATTATGGTCCAGATCTAATATCTTTAACTTACGCCCATCAGTTACATCTACCTAGACCCCCAGCCCCGACATCGCCGGTCCGACCGCAGAGCCCTAGGGCTCCGGCGGCAGATCATGCTGTATCGTCCACGACAGGTCCAACTCCATCACCGGCGAAAAACAAGTCGTTCGCGTGCGGAGACTGCGGAAAAGTTTTCAACGCACATTACAACCTGACCAGGCATATGCCCGTCCATACTGGAGCCAGACCATTCGTCTGCAAAATCTGCGGGAAAGGTTTTCGACAAGCGTCAACTCTGTGCAGGCATAAGATCATACACACGTCAGAGAAGCCACACAAGTGCTTGACGTGTGGAAAAGCCTTCAATCGGTCGTCCACCTTGAACACCCACGCAAGGATCCACGCTGGATACAAACCCTTCGTATGCGAATTTTGCGGCAAAGGATTCCACCAAAAAGGCAACTACAAGAACCACAGACTGACCCACAGCGGGGAGAAAGCGTACAAATGTAACATCTGCAATAAGGCTTTTCATCAGGTCTATAACCTAACTTTTCACATGCATACTCATAATGAAAGGAAACCCTTTACTTGCAGCATATGCGCGAAAGGATTTTGCAGAAATTTCGACTTGAAGAAGCACACGAGGAAGTTGCATTTAGGAGCTGGTGGATCTAACAATGGAGACTCGTCGTTGGACACTCAGGACGAGTCAACTCAAGAGGCTGCTCCGAGCCCAGCGGAAGAAGTCAGCAGAGCAGCTTTTCGTCCATTTTTAGGGTCCACTTACCCCCGACTGCTGGACGCCTCGCGTATGACGGCTCCCAACACTTTCTTTTCCAAGTTGTTGTGA